The window GGATTCGGTGGCCACCCTTCTAATatggaaggggaggtgagggttcaaatctccaccttctcgGGGATGGGGTGGGAATGCGTAAGTTTCGggaatgggtttcgactccACGTCTGAGAGCGGGCAAAagcgagtgagtgtagagtaggaatagagtagaggcgacaaaaaaaaaaaaaaaaaacagagcctCAAACACCTCTAACTTTTCGAATCTTAAGTTCATTTACTATGCCCAAATTAGTGTCACTGATGACAGGTGATGCTAATTTTGTACGATTTTTCTTTGGCCTAGACCAAAATTATATGCTGAGTAATCTAAAAAGTTTCTGATTTTGTCTGACTGGGAGGGCTGGATAGCTAATGCTCATCCAAAGCATCAAGACAAACTATCTTGCCTATTTGGGCAAAATTAGTTGAGAAGAGCAACGACTAACATATTACACTATAAAAGCATGATCCATATAGTTAGATATAATGCTATAAAAGCATATtacccttctctttctttaagaattACTTCTAAAATTAACATGTCGGACTCTTGATAGTACGGCGCCAATCATTCTTCTCGCAAgaagcaaatattttttttttcttttttgcattcttCTCTATATCTGCTTTGAACTTTGATGTTGTGATTGTCTCGCTTAAAAGCACATTTGATGTCGTGAGTCTTGTTCGATAAAAGAATGCAATGAGTTTTAAAGAGTTCTAATGTTATCAATAATTGTGAAGATTTCTAGCATTTCTCATGAATCTTTCTTCTAAGCATTTCTTCATCAGATTTTCATGATTTTCCCCCATTACTATCAGTAACATTGCAAGTTCCGTGGAAAGTTGGATATGGAGCACCGTCATTCTAAAAAATTAGGTTATTTATTCATGTATGTTagagttttgaattttatattgtGGCTTTAGGTAACCGGATAGTTTTTTCTTACAAGCATACTAGATGTTTAGATTTCAGCAgtattcatttctctctcttttaattaCCTAAGTTCcaatatgtgatttttttttccaacatcCCTAAATTAACTTACTCGAGATATTGTCCGTTTTAGCCTGGCTTATACTGAACATCACGATTTTATCATTTGGCATACAGGCATACATTTTCTTAAGAGATCACTCATCTTGGTAGTACTTTAGTCTGATTTTGGAGTTCCAAAGCAAAGTTTACCATTATGTATAAAGCCACATCCATGAgtacacacatatataaatattctaGAATAATTCTCCCTTAGCGATGCACAACTCAGTTAATTTCTGCCTCCTTTGTCACCTTAAAAACTTGTCGAGTCGTTCTTTGTCCAGACCCTCTAATTTCGACAACCATTCCTTGCTCTCGTTAGACTCGATTGATTATTATAGTTTTTGCCTTTTGGtttgtatatattttatatttgatcAAACACTAATATATTAGCAACAAATTTTATCAAGAAGAGGATCTTGACGATTTCCATATAAATCTACAATGAGCTGTTAGTTATTGAGTCCAACTTTTGAATAGCATTTTGTTTTTGCTCAATCTTAATCCAAAACAAACAGCATCTTGCGTCCAATTTACGACTTGGTTACTCAATAGCTTTTTATCATTTATCTCTTAATTTAAACATATGAAAGAACGGATAAAAAGGATAAGGTCTTAAAAAAGGATAAGAGAAAAAGGTCTTGACCATATCAATCTTCAactaatatattaaattttcaaatggaaagaaaacTAAAATTATCCCTCCAAAAGGATATGCATTAGTATATTTTTGAGTGATTGATATGCAcgattttaatttaatgagtTACCAAGAGTTCACGTAAAAGGTAAAATTTGTAAGGATGACGGAGTGGCCAAAtaagtaagagagagaaaaaatatgaatttcattatgagataatgaaggtaAATAATAATACAATCCACAAAATTATACTATAAGAGATGAGTACAGCAAGCGACTCATCACAAAAATCTCACGTTCTTTTTTCCCTTAGATGTGAATTCAAGTCTACTTCATCTTATTGAGGTTTCTTTATCTAaaacaattaatatttttcagcaGACATTCTACTTATTATTCTTTCAAACGCATGCCCCTAATTtgtcccctccctctctctctctctctctctctggctggCGGCCCTTTGATCGTGATTTGTCACGAGTTGATTCTCTCCACCGAGGCacgcttattttattttattttttataaaaaaatcccccAATTAATAAAGATCACTAGCCTGACGTGCAATTCGCCTTACATGGGCCTATCAAGGTGGTCCTGCCCAATGTGCGCATTTACAAATGGTCGAATTCATTTCACGGACCTACAAAACAGAATCAATAAAATCGAATTTCATCATACGAATCATACTAAAAAAACCTTAGGTGCGCATGGAAacacttctatttttttttgttcgcaggagcgaaaaaaaaagtgtttgttcgaAACAGTTTTTGAGtgaaagaacgcgtttggtaagtaTAAAAAAGCATtgcttggaataaaaaaaatttaagaacgtgtttggtatcTGCGATCGATTTACATtccttagaatagaaaaagaataaacagcgtttggtaaacgacaaaaaaatttatttttttttttaaattttatttaaaaataaataaattaataaagtttaaaattgatattgaatgctcattcttatgaaatgctcattaattttctGTAGTCAtctatttaatttattcttaatcgACAAAAATTCTCCCGTACGTGCGCCGTAACGAAGCAAAAACATTCGATGTTTTCATCAGCTACTGTCTAGTTGGTTTGCCATTCTAAAGTCAAAACAGGGCTAGAGATGCACCAACACCAGTTGACAGGACTTTTGAGTAGCTTTACTGCCATGCTCCAGAAAACCAGACCCCTCAAATTTGATTGTGCAGATCAGAGTGAACATACACACATTGATGTAAACGGGGCAATGAGCTTATACACAATACAATACACACTGATATAATTGCATGGTGATAGTTACAAAATGAGGACGAAACCGCGTGAGTcagtagaaaaaggaaaggacggCGACTTGCCGATCGCTTTCCTCTCACGTCGGGCCCCAAATGGTCATTATCTACAATCTATACTAGCAAGTCATTTGggaaacagaaaaggaaaattagtcCACAATAATTACAAGCGATCTGTGTCCGAGcttctttctatctttttgcTGATCTTTAAATCGTCTATTGCTTTGGTGATTCCTCAGAAGTCGCAAGAAGTTCCCAACTTCTGCTTCGAGCTGTTGCATCTAGCGTTCTCCGTGACCTCGGGCAAGAGCTTCTCGAAGATTTCAAGGAACAGTACCCACTCATCTTCGCTCATATCTCCGAAAGAGATCCCCTCGCCCTCGTTGTCGTGTTGCTGCACTGCACCGTGCATACCTTTGAAGCATAAAAAATGGTAAGTCACTATTATAGATGATTACAGTCGACTCACATGACATGGCACGGACGGGGCAACAAAAAGTGAGAGAACGACCCTCACGGGGCTGGCAATTTGTTGAACTTTCGACCATGAGAATCATCACACAGCCTGATACCTGAGACATTTCggcttccaactttgagattggAGAGGAGATACCCATGTCAGATCATGGCATCGGGTTGACGTTCGGTGATGATGCTTCGTATTCAGGCAAAGTCTTGTACGATTCATGGATCCTCCTCAAAGTAGGGAACTTGGCCTGCAACGAAGAAGAATACGGACTCAGCTAGGCTACTCAAGCATCAAAGTAAAGACAACATGCATGGATGCTCGATCCACGAGTGCGGCACCAATGATGGGTTTCGAGAATCACAAAGCTCCGACGTTAACCATTCCAATACAGAATGTGCATCATCCAAAAGCCCTCATGCAGTGCTATACCATAGAGATGTCCCGGACTCGAGGTGCACCATGAATACATTTTCATATGTTTTTGCTCGCGAGACATATAGCAGGTTCGCATACAATGAACTGTAAATTGAGAAGTAAAGGGCCTCTCATCTGAAGATCTTAATAACCCTATTTGGTAATTGCAATGTGAAAGTTCTCCCAGGGAGACAACTATCCCCAAAAAACAAGATCTTCTAAAGAGAAAGCATTATGAACAGGACTATACCAGCACAGTCAGCATCTGAAGAGGCTGTATGCTCGAGCTGATTATACTTGCAGCCTGCCAAAACAAATGACAACGCCAGTTGTTTTCTACTGAAAACACCCACCAAATTGAACCTAGAGTCTGTTGTGAAGTGACAAAGCAGAGAGGATAGGGGAATGAAGAGCACTACTCATCTAATCAGTTTTGATCATGCGTAATTCAGCAAAAACTCAGAAATTTCATGTAAATGATCATCAAAATCTGCGGGAAACTTCAGCTTTAAAGGAATGGaaagtgcaaaaaaagaaaagaaaaaagagaccTGGGGTTGAGAGCTTTCAATCGAGGATCACGAGGTAACAAAGCCTTCTGAGGATACTTTTCTTCCAAATACTGAACAAAGATAACACGTGCTTtagcaaaaaatcaaaatcaaaatgcacTCAAACCAATCAAACTGATCAAATCAAGCAAAGGGGCTAGAAACTATGCATTGAGTTGAAAAAGGAGCTAGAGAGCTTCTATTTAAGGCTCCTAAATGATGACCTCATACGTATTGGTATTTTAAGTTACGCGTCCATCCAACTCTTATCTATTGCAAACTCTGCTGCATAGCCTAAATAACACCCACCAGCAAAATTGCATAAGAATCTGAAACCACGAAATCTCCGTCCACTAACACTGGAACCAAATGCATAGGATTTAACTTGTCAAATTCTGCAAAATCAAGCACACAACTTCGATCAGAGCTAGAGAATACTTCACTAGATTTCACAGACTTGAGGTAATCGTGCCAGCGGGTATTATGCATACAAAATCTTTCCATTGCCATTCCGAGGCCTACCTACTGAAATCTCGAGAACAATTTGATCTATGACTAAAAGAAGGATCTGAAATTACCAGCAGTATATTGCTTTTCTTTCCTGAGATCCACTGCTTTATACTCATATGAGATCCTACACACCAACCAAgaataaagttaaaaacatcACCCTAAAGAAAGGTCTTTTTAACATCGTTTCAGCTGCAAACTTCAAGGGTTACTTTCAGATTGTAAGCTCAACATCTGGTTTATCATAATGCAAAAccagctcgagcgagctgctgctgctggagctgctgctcgagcagctgcagctcgctcgagcctcgctCGAGATGCtgcagctcgagcgagctgcggctcgagctcgagctgctgctcgagcagctgcagctcgagctcgctctcgagcgagcgttgctcccccttcggcgcggcagatctgggcgagcaacgctcgctcgaggCCCGAGCGAGCCGTCCCAGATCTGTCGCGCCGAAGGGGAGTAGTGCTGACCGGAGAAGGAGCGCCGAAGGGGAGCGACGCTGACCGGAGGAGGAGCGCCGAACGGGGAGCAACGCtgaccggagaaggaggagcaccaGAAACGTACCTGGAGTCGCCGgagtgaggagtcgccggagagtTAGCCGAGTGGGTGCCGCCGGAGATGGGAGAGACACCGGAAAAGGAAGAACGAAGCTTCAGCCGACGAGAGGAGCGATGAGcacgcacgaaggagaagagcttcgcttttgttccgattttgttcttttgttcctttggtttttgttcttttgtgccttccaagaagtgtttcttctcaaaagaaacaacttttttctgtttcttttctgttcttattt of the Eucalyptus grandis isolate ANBG69807.140 chromosome 10, ASM1654582v1, whole genome shotgun sequence genome contains:
- the LOC120289040 gene encoding glutathione S-transferase-like encodes the protein MAMERFCMHNTRWHDYLKSVKSSEVFSSSDRSCVLDFAEFDKLNPMHLVPVLVDGDFVVSDSYAILLAASIISSSIQPLQMLTVLAKFPTLRRIHESYKTLPEYEASSPNVNPMP